The Bremerella cremea genome window below encodes:
- a CDS encoding ABC transporter substrate-binding protein: protein MLNRMIFGLLLAAMLLVVGCGKAKPATETVDGKTLRKVRLALNWFPEAEHGGFYTAQLKGYFAEEGLDVQIIPGGPGAPVIPQVARGAVEFGIASADQIPLGRAEGAKAVALMAAIDQSPRCFLVHEASGIKALEDLQNCTLAMSSGRAFAEYLKKHVPLKNVRIVPYDGSITAFLRDPNFAQQGYEFSEPFLATEAGAKVRVLPIRDIGFNPYTSVLFTSDKRKQSDPELVAAMTRACIQGWKAYLADPQETNQHLQSLNPELSPGVLSFGVQAIKPLTNVDEPSYGQMTLERWKTLTDQLVEIGMLKKDIVKPEECFYEAK from the coding sequence ATGCTTAATCGCATGATTTTCGGACTGCTACTAGCCGCGATGCTACTCGTTGTTGGTTGTGGCAAAGCCAAGCCGGCGACAGAAACCGTCGACGGAAAAACATTGCGCAAAGTTAGGTTGGCCCTCAACTGGTTTCCGGAAGCGGAGCATGGCGGGTTTTACACTGCGCAGCTTAAGGGCTATTTTGCCGAAGAAGGGCTCGATGTCCAAATCATACCAGGCGGGCCAGGGGCTCCGGTGATTCCTCAAGTCGCTCGTGGGGCGGTGGAATTTGGCATTGCTTCGGCGGATCAAATTCCTCTGGGGCGGGCCGAAGGGGCCAAAGCCGTTGCCTTGATGGCGGCAATCGATCAGAGCCCACGCTGTTTCCTCGTGCACGAGGCATCCGGCATTAAAGCATTGGAAGACTTGCAGAACTGTACCCTCGCGATGAGCAGTGGTCGGGCTTTCGCTGAGTACTTGAAGAAACACGTACCGCTGAAAAACGTCCGCATCGTCCCTTACGATGGCAGTATCACCGCGTTCCTGCGCGACCCCAACTTTGCGCAGCAGGGATACGAATTCAGCGAACCGTTTCTCGCGACCGAAGCCGGGGCAAAGGTTCGCGTGCTGCCGATCCGCGATATTGGCTTTAACCCGTATACGAGTGTCTTGTTTACCTCCGATAAACGCAAGCAAAGCGACCCGGAGCTCGTTGCCGCCATGACTCGGGCGTGCATCCAAGGCTGGAAAGCGTACTTAGCCGATCCGCAGGAAACCAATCAGCATCTGCAATCGTTAAACCCAGAGCTTTCACCCGGGGTGCTGAGTTTTGGTGTTCAAGCCATTAAGCCGCTGACCAATGTGGACGAGCCAAGCTATGGTCAAATGACGCTCGAACGCTGGAAGACACTTACCGACCAGTTGGTTGAAATCGGCATGTTAAAGAAAGACATCGTCAAACCGGAAGAATGTTTTTACGAGGCAAAATGA
- a CDS encoding DUF1552 domain-containing protein: MTMKPSRRHFLRGLGLAVALPAMESWMPTSLQAATKSTASGPALTPGGDPLRSAFLYVPNGVILPKWFPEGTGKDYKLNQTMKPLEGLRGEFQVVSGLAHSNGFAGGDGAGDHARAHASFLTGARPRKTAGSDIEVGISIDQEMAKHLGHQTRLPSLELSCDGARKSGSCDSGYSCAYQFNLSWRTKHSPMSAESNPRLVFERLFGRGDDQDRQKNFDRRMAERRSVLDFVMGETKSMSKQLGRNDVHKLDEYLTGVREIERRIETSEQFRDLPKTEMEVPAGIPQDYAQHIRLMFDLLALSFQTDSTRIASFMLAHDGSNRNFKDIGVSEGHHSLSHHRDNQEWIDKLAKIDQFYVTQLAYFLEKLRGMKDPSGASVLDNSMIVYGSGLSDGNRHRHDDLPVILAGKGGGLLETDRHVQLKAEDRTPMANLFVSMMHKMGIQDPDFGDSTGPLGVI, translated from the coding sequence ATGACCATGAAGCCTTCCCGCCGCCACTTCCTGCGAGGTCTGGGACTAGCTGTCGCTCTACCTGCGATGGAAAGTTGGATGCCGACGAGCTTGCAAGCGGCCACCAAAAGCACAGCTTCAGGCCCTGCGTTGACACCTGGCGGAGACCCGCTGCGATCTGCCTTTCTGTATGTGCCCAACGGCGTGATCCTGCCCAAGTGGTTCCCCGAAGGAACCGGCAAAGATTATAAGCTGAATCAAACCATGAAGCCGCTGGAAGGGCTGCGTGGCGAGTTCCAAGTGGTGAGCGGCTTGGCTCACTCGAACGGGTTTGCCGGAGGGGATGGCGCCGGTGACCATGCCAGGGCCCATGCCAGCTTCCTGACCGGGGCCCGTCCTCGCAAAACGGCCGGTTCCGATATTGAAGTTGGCATTTCGATCGACCAAGAAATGGCAAAGCACTTGGGACACCAAACTCGTCTCCCTTCGCTTGAGCTTTCCTGCGATGGGGCACGAAAGTCGGGTTCGTGCGACTCTGGCTACTCGTGTGCCTATCAGTTCAACCTTTCGTGGCGGACGAAGCACTCGCCGATGTCGGCAGAATCGAACCCTCGCTTGGTCTTCGAGCGTCTGTTTGGCCGTGGCGATGACCAAGACCGCCAAAAAAACTTCGATCGCCGTATGGCTGAACGCCGCTCGGTGCTTGACTTCGTCATGGGAGAAACCAAGTCGATGTCGAAGCAACTGGGCCGAAACGATGTCCACAAGCTGGACGAGTACCTAACCGGCGTCCGCGAAATCGAACGTCGCATTGAAACGTCGGAGCAGTTCCGCGATCTGCCGAAGACCGAAATGGAAGTCCCCGCAGGCATTCCGCAAGATTATGCTCAGCACATTCGCTTAATGTTCGACTTGCTAGCGTTGTCGTTCCAAACCGACTCGACTCGCATCGCGTCGTTCATGCTGGCTCATGACGGCAGCAATCGCAACTTTAAAGACATTGGTGTCTCGGAAGGGCATCACAGCCTATCCCACCACCGCGACAACCAAGAATGGATCGACAAGCTGGCCAAGATCGATCAATTCTATGTCACACAGCTTGCCTACTTCTTAGAAAAGCTACGTGGCATGAAAGATCCTTCTGGCGCCTCGGTGCTAGATAATTCGATGATTGTCTACGGCAGCGGCTTGTCCGACGGCAATCGTCACCGACACGACGACCTGCCGGTTATCTTAGCTGGCAAAGGTGGCGGCCTGTTAGAAACCGATCGCCACGTTCAGCTCAAAGCGGAAGACCGCACCCCAATGGCGAACCTGTTCGTCTCGATGATGCATAAAATGGGCATTCAAGATCCTGATTTTGGTGACTCAACCGGCCCGCTTGGCGTGATCTAA
- a CDS encoding DUF1592 domain-containing protein, whose translation MLRFITKVLVLTLALSCFAVNDSSAAEKTQALSFADVKPILENYCYGCHADGAEEGNINFDGLDAASDQERISDHKTWLSVWRNLRAQTMPPADEDQPSQEEANLVGRWIESQVFKLDPSKPDPGRVTIRRLNRDEYRYTIQDLFGYEYNVDEAFPPDDTGYGFDTIGDVLTISPLMTEKYFDAAQEIVAAVVPVDDQKSEKYQRIFFDGPPTNDRAERDEYARKILKRYATKAFRRPVDEATLDRLVDIQRKIDLLEGRKFEHGIAQAFAAMLISPQFLFRAEIQPEPNNPGQVVPIDEYALASRLSYFLWCSLPDNELMKLAAEGKLRENLHAQVDRMLADKKSERFIHRFVGQWLQSQDVEGISIDARRALKLSDLGEAQRVFSRTVRRAMREETDMLFEYILKENRSASELLTADYTFLNKPLAKYYGLENIKGLDDRRMTKVDLPEDSVRGGILTQGTVLVVTSNPTRTSPVKRGLFILDNILGTPPPPAPPNVPALEAVRERGRKLTMREQMELHRSEALCKSCHSRMDPLGLALEKFTYIGQYREDDNGQEIDTKGKLITGEEFTSVRELSKVLATERKVDFYRCLTEKLLTYALGRGLEYYDTPTVDLIVERMLANDGKLRDTIHTIVETAPFQKRRGDGNLLSSAR comes from the coding sequence ATGCTTCGTTTTATCACTAAGGTGTTGGTACTGACGCTCGCGCTGAGTTGCTTTGCTGTCAACGATAGCAGTGCTGCTGAAAAAACGCAGGCCCTCTCGTTCGCTGATGTTAAGCCAATCTTGGAAAACTACTGCTACGGATGCCATGCCGATGGTGCGGAAGAGGGGAACATCAATTTCGATGGCCTCGACGCTGCTTCCGATCAGGAACGAATTTCCGACCATAAAACGTGGCTCTCTGTATGGCGGAATCTGCGAGCCCAAACCATGCCCCCGGCGGATGAGGATCAGCCTTCCCAGGAAGAAGCTAACCTCGTTGGGCGTTGGATAGAATCGCAGGTCTTCAAACTTGATCCCTCCAAGCCGGACCCTGGCCGGGTGACCATTCGCCGGCTGAACCGGGACGAATACCGCTACACGATCCAAGACCTGTTTGGCTACGAGTATAACGTCGACGAAGCCTTTCCACCGGACGACACCGGCTACGGCTTCGATACGATTGGCGACGTGCTTACTATCTCGCCATTGATGACGGAAAAATACTTCGATGCGGCCCAAGAGATCGTGGCAGCCGTCGTGCCGGTTGATGACCAGAAGAGCGAGAAGTACCAACGTATTTTCTTCGACGGCCCCCCGACCAACGACCGGGCCGAACGAGACGAGTACGCTCGCAAGATCTTGAAGCGTTACGCTACCAAAGCATTCCGTCGCCCCGTCGACGAAGCGACACTGGACCGCTTGGTCGATATCCAACGCAAGATCGACTTGCTGGAGGGACGTAAGTTCGAACATGGAATCGCCCAGGCCTTTGCCGCGATGCTTATTTCGCCGCAGTTTCTGTTTCGTGCTGAAATTCAGCCTGAACCGAACAACCCTGGCCAAGTGGTGCCCATCGATGAGTACGCACTTGCTTCGCGTTTGTCCTATTTCCTGTGGTGCTCGCTGCCCGACAACGAACTGATGAAGCTGGCCGCAGAGGGAAAACTGCGCGAGAACCTGCATGCCCAGGTCGATCGCATGCTGGCCGACAAAAAGTCGGAACGGTTTATCCACCGCTTTGTCGGCCAATGGCTTCAATCGCAAGATGTCGAAGGGATCAGCATCGACGCTCGTCGGGCCTTGAAGCTGTCAGACCTGGGGGAAGCACAACGCGTGTTCAGCCGCACTGTCCGTCGTGCAATGCGTGAAGAAACAGACATGCTGTTCGAGTACATTTTAAAAGAGAATCGCTCGGCCAGCGAACTGCTAACGGCTGACTATACGTTCCTCAACAAGCCCCTGGCCAAATATTACGGCCTGGAAAATATCAAGGGTCTGGACGATCGCCGCATGACCAAAGTTGACCTCCCCGAGGACAGCGTCCGCGGTGGCATTCTCACGCAAGGCACCGTTCTGGTAGTCACCTCGAATCCGACGCGGACTTCGCCGGTGAAGCGAGGGCTGTTTATCTTGGATAACATTCTGGGCACGCCCCCTCCCCCTGCTCCGCCCAACGTTCCCGCGTTGGAAGCTGTGCGAGAACGTGGTCGCAAGCTGACGATGCGCGAGCAGATGGAACTTCACCGTAGCGAAGCTTTGTGCAAGTCGTGCCATTCCCGAATGGATCCCTTAGGTTTGGCCTTGGAAAAGTTCACCTATATTGGCCAATACCGCGAAGATGACAATGGGCAAGAGATTGACACCAAGGGAAAGTTGATCACTGGCGAAGAGTTTACCAGTGTCCGCGAGCTCTCGAAGGTCCTTGCCACCGAACGAAAAGTCGATTTTTATCGCTGTTTAACCGAAAAGCTGCTTACCTACGCCCTCGGGCGGGGTTTAGAGTATTACGACACACCCACCGTCGATTTAATCGTCGAGCGGATGCTGGCCAACGATGGCAAGCTTCGCGACACGATTCACACCATTGTAGAAACAGCCCCCTTCCAGAAACGTCGCGGTGACGGCAACCTCTTGTCGTCCGCCCGCTGA
- a CDS encoding sensor histidine kinase — protein MLNRRPLRHKLIIGGIVLAVLVVALFTTTFTGGLSYRQVARDISARSVELPLAIDFSLAVTDLRHALNQAKHSEDFVFHNSALDELLTQEFRIKFSAAQEALRRYEDQLDRSGAGDSDIGDDSDERNTIGEIHGSLQKLSDLNRGSDWFSNKMKLDQLSSEADHLHGLAKKLPSFLIEDMQQLKDEVRSQYRTWITVSVLVMFLTACAIAFAVYASWRWLFSPLKILMDGSRRVANGDFDHRIQLEGHAELAILADAMNAMTHRFQAIESNLNEQVKDRTNQVVRSEQLASVGFLAAGVAHEINNPLASIAFCAESLRSRLSEGEEAQFRDCDVTVLQTYLGMIEEEAFRCKEITERLLDFSRLGDVEKTETDIRELVQGVIDMVRHLGKYREKNLIFEDDQVALAPVNGPEIKQVVLNLITNALDSIDPGGTVLVKIGEERGQVKVTVKDDGCGMSDEVRRHLFEPFFTRRRDGQGTGLGLSISYRIVSDHGGQIDAKSEGPGLGSEFSFTLPCREASKHNERKRQAA, from the coding sequence GTGCTCAACCGACGTCCACTTCGACACAAACTGATCATCGGCGGCATTGTGCTGGCCGTATTGGTCGTTGCCTTATTCACCACGACCTTCACCGGCGGACTCTCGTATCGTCAGGTCGCACGGGATATTAGCGCCCGGTCGGTTGAATTGCCTCTGGCGATCGACTTCTCGTTGGCCGTAACCGATTTGCGGCACGCGTTAAACCAAGCCAAGCATTCGGAAGACTTTGTCTTCCACAATTCTGCCCTCGACGAACTCTTGACGCAGGAATTCCGTATCAAATTCTCCGCCGCTCAAGAAGCCTTGCGGCGTTACGAAGACCAGCTTGACCGGAGTGGCGCCGGCGATAGTGATATCGGCGACGATTCCGACGAACGAAACACGATCGGCGAGATCCATGGCTCCCTGCAAAAGCTATCCGATTTGAATCGCGGCTCCGATTGGTTCTCGAACAAGATGAAACTCGATCAGCTTTCCAGTGAAGCAGATCATCTCCACGGACTGGCTAAAAAGCTGCCGAGCTTTCTGATCGAGGACATGCAGCAACTCAAAGACGAAGTCCGTTCGCAATACCGAACCTGGATAACGGTTTCGGTGTTGGTCATGTTCCTAACCGCGTGCGCGATCGCGTTTGCCGTTTACGCAAGCTGGCGTTGGCTGTTCAGTCCGTTAAAGATTTTGATGGATGGCTCGCGTCGTGTGGCAAATGGTGACTTCGACCACCGTATTCAACTGGAAGGGCACGCAGAACTAGCCATCCTAGCCGACGCCATGAACGCGATGACCCACCGATTTCAGGCCATCGAATCAAACTTAAACGAGCAAGTTAAAGACCGCACCAATCAAGTCGTCCGCAGCGAACAATTGGCCAGCGTCGGCTTCCTGGCCGCTGGGGTCGCCCACGAAATCAACAATCCTCTGGCCTCGATCGCCTTCTGCGCTGAATCGCTTCGCTCGCGTCTGAGCGAAGGGGAAGAAGCTCAGTTCCGCGACTGCGATGTCACCGTATTACAGACTTACCTCGGCATGATCGAGGAAGAAGCGTTTCGCTGTAAGGAAATCACCGAACGTTTGCTCGATTTCTCACGTCTAGGAGATGTCGAGAAAACCGAAACGGACATCCGTGAACTCGTCCAAGGCGTCATCGATATGGTTCGCCACTTGGGCAAGTACCGCGAGAAAAACCTGATTTTCGAGGACGACCAAGTCGCCCTCGCTCCGGTCAATGGGCCGGAAATCAAGCAAGTCGTGCTGAACCTAATTACGAACGCCTTGGATAGTATCGATCCAGGCGGAACCGTACTGGTAAAGATCGGCGAAGAACGAGGCCAAGTCAAAGTTACCGTCAAAGACGACGGCTGTGGCATGTCCGACGAAGTTCGTCGTCACTTGTTTGAGCCATTTTTCACCCGACGCCGGGATGGCCAAGGGACGGGTCTGGGGCTTTCCATTTCGTACCGTATTGTGAGCGACCATGGAGGTCAGATCGATGCGAAGAGCGAAGGACCAGGCCTCGGAAGCGAGTTTAGTTTTACGCTGCCATGCAGGGAAGCAAGTAAGCACAATGAGCGAAAACGCCAAGCAGCCTGA
- a CDS encoding Flp family type IVb pilin, with amino-acid sequence MLSHIFQFLRSEDGPTSVEYAILLGLILMAIIGSIAVIGTITQESFNYSKSEIERTFPDFGV; translated from the coding sequence ATGCTCTCGCACATCTTCCAATTCCTCCGCTCCGAGGACGGTCCTACCTCGGTAGAATATGCCATTTTATTGGGCCTGATCCTGATGGCTATCATTGGGTCAATTGCTGTTATTGGCACGATAACCCAAGAGAGCTTCAATTACTCGAAGAGCGAGATCGAACGGACCTTCCCTGATTTTGGCGTTTAA
- the lexA gene encoding transcriptional repressor LexA: MASSPSATDQLTKRQCDVFHFIREKIQTRGYGPTVREIGEAFEISSPNGVVCHLKALERKGLISREKNMSRAIQLRAEVEEEVGLPLAGRIAAGVLHEAIGQDERVDFGTMFNRHDHFVLEVTGDSMTEAHIDDGDYVVVKQQDSARPGDIVVAETDDGEATLKYWYPEKNRIRLQPANSTMQPIYVKNAKVRGVVIGVVRKF, encoded by the coding sequence ATGGCAAGTTCCCCATCGGCGACCGACCAACTCACAAAACGTCAATGTGACGTGTTCCATTTCATTCGCGAGAAAATACAAACGCGCGGATATGGCCCCACGGTACGCGAAATTGGTGAGGCATTCGAGATTAGCTCTCCCAATGGGGTTGTCTGCCATTTGAAGGCCCTAGAACGCAAGGGGTTGATCTCGCGGGAAAAGAACATGTCCCGGGCGATTCAGTTGCGGGCGGAAGTGGAAGAAGAAGTCGGTCTGCCTCTCGCAGGCCGAATTGCTGCTGGCGTTCTGCACGAAGCCATCGGCCAGGACGAACGGGTCGACTTTGGCACGATGTTCAATCGGCACGATCATTTCGTTTTGGAAGTCACCGGGGACTCGATGACCGAAGCCCATATCGACGACGGGGACTATGTCGTCGTAAAGCAGCAAGATTCGGCCAGGCCAGGGGATATTGTCGTCGCCGAGACAGACGACGGTGAAGCGACGCTCAAGTATTGGTACCCCGAAAAGAATCGCATTCGGCTGCAGCCAGCCAACAGCACCATGCAGCCCATCTACGTGAAAAACGCCAAGGTGCGCGGCGTGGTGATTGGTGTCGTACGGAAGTTCTAA
- a CDS encoding ABC transporter ATP-binding protein has translation MSAIQFHQIEKRFSPESLVLSVDSLEISAGEFVSLVGPSGCGKSTLLRLVASLDSPTQGELLLDDGADIERAFVFQDANLIPWRTAWQNVQLPLELRRSLNSADRQNITAALQLVGLREEDFEKYPRMLSGGMRMRVSLARALVTEPRILLLDEPFAALDDLLRNQLNEQLLEIWQRQKWTGLFVTHNVPEAVFLSQRILVMHARPGRIVADLKVPFEFPRTSELRADPAFARFCGEVVGHLAGVAHA, from the coding sequence GTGAGCGCAATTCAGTTTCATCAAATCGAAAAGCGATTCTCTCCCGAAAGCTTAGTGCTGTCGGTGGATTCGCTGGAAATTTCCGCCGGGGAATTTGTCTCCCTTGTGGGGCCTTCCGGGTGCGGTAAATCGACTTTACTTCGCCTGGTGGCTAGTCTCGATTCACCTACCCAGGGGGAGCTTCTTCTGGATGACGGGGCCGACATCGAACGTGCATTCGTCTTTCAGGATGCCAATCTGATTCCCTGGCGAACTGCCTGGCAGAACGTGCAACTACCGTTAGAGCTTCGGCGATCGCTAAACTCTGCCGACCGCCAGAATATTACCGCTGCCTTGCAATTGGTCGGTTTGCGGGAGGAAGATTTTGAAAAGTATCCTCGAATGCTTTCTGGTGGGATGCGAATGCGGGTTTCACTTGCCCGCGCATTGGTGACCGAACCGAGAATCTTGCTGCTGGACGAGCCATTTGCGGCGCTAGACGATTTACTACGGAACCAACTGAACGAACAGCTGTTGGAGATCTGGCAGCGACAAAAGTGGACGGGGCTTTTTGTGACCCATAATGTGCCGGAGGCGGTCTTTTTGAGCCAACGAATTTTAGTGATGCACGCCAGGCCAGGACGAATTGTGGCCGACCTGAAAGTCCCCTTCGAGTTTCCGCGAACGAGCGAACTGCGGGCCGATCCAGCCTTTGCCCGCTTCTGTGGCGAGGTCGTTGGTCACCTCGCAGGAGTTGCCCACGCATGA
- a CDS encoding helix-turn-helix domain-containing protein — MEGHLQNDLSLETIAAACHVSPYHLTRAFAATTGVSLMRYVRDSAAIKYGCPFVQSKTTTQKKRLSDWCRASLSIESTAKA, encoded by the coding sequence GTGGAAGGCCACCTTCAGAATGACTTGTCGCTAGAGACGATTGCAGCGGCCTGCCATGTTTCCCCCTACCATCTAACCCGCGCTTTTGCGGCCACGACGGGGGTCTCCTTGATGCGATATGTACGGGACTCGGCGGCTATCAAATATGGCTGCCCGTTTGTCCAAAGTAAAACAACGACACAAAAAAAGAGGCTCAGCGATTGGTGCCGAGCCTCTTTGTCAATTGAATCTACCGCGAAGGCTTAA
- a CDS encoding sigma-54-dependent transcriptional regulator → MSENAKQPEGLKILFADDEKSLQKLMSLELPRLGHTVTVCPDGVTAIAVLEKEDFDCLLVDLDMPGKSGIDVIEKAKSSAPDTEAIILTGKSSTESAIAAVKFKVFAYLTKPCRLMELKTLLEGVAKKREQDRKIKALTSRLDRIEGKSKLIGDSRPMEVVNKMISKVAPSNSAVLIRGETGTGKELVAKAIHDQSLRHAQPFVAVNCGALPENLIESELFGHRKGAFTGAEETRIGLFEVAHGGSLFLDEIGELPKSLQAKLLRVLETGEIRRVGENSSIKVDVRIISATHRHIEDMVRDGDFREDLMFRINTFEIQLPPLRERTEDIPLLAEHISRRFWPTIPMTHTVFANETIRALKSHHWPGNVRELANVVEHATILCEQLPIEPEHLPRRFSEQSAARMPELRAVVGPMSLRELEMQAIHEALERHEGNKPQAAEDLGISLKTLYNKLNQATASERTA, encoded by the coding sequence ATGAGCGAAAACGCCAAGCAGCCTGAAGGGCTGAAGATTTTATTTGCCGACGACGAGAAATCGCTCCAAAAGCTGATGAGCCTCGAACTACCGCGACTGGGTCATACCGTTACGGTTTGTCCCGATGGCGTCACAGCGATCGCGGTGCTCGAAAAGGAAGATTTCGACTGCCTCCTGGTCGATCTCGACATGCCAGGCAAGAGCGGAATCGACGTCATCGAGAAAGCGAAAAGCTCGGCTCCAGATACCGAAGCGATCATCCTAACCGGTAAATCGTCGACGGAAAGCGCTATCGCGGCGGTAAAGTTCAAGGTTTTTGCCTATCTAACCAAACCATGCCGCTTGATGGAACTCAAGACGCTGCTGGAAGGTGTTGCGAAAAAACGGGAACAAGATCGCAAAATCAAAGCGCTTACCAGTCGCCTCGATCGGATCGAAGGGAAGTCGAAACTCATTGGCGACTCACGGCCGATGGAAGTCGTCAACAAGATGATTTCAAAAGTTGCCCCCTCGAATTCGGCCGTGCTGATTCGAGGAGAGACTGGTACCGGCAAGGAACTCGTCGCTAAGGCGATTCACGATCAAAGCCTGCGCCACGCCCAACCGTTCGTTGCCGTGAACTGCGGCGCGTTGCCTGAGAACCTGATCGAGAGCGAATTGTTTGGTCACCGCAAAGGCGCATTTACCGGAGCGGAAGAAACACGCATCGGCCTGTTCGAGGTCGCTCATGGTGGCTCCCTCTTTCTGGACGAAATCGGCGAGTTGCCGAAATCCTTGCAAGCCAAACTTTTGCGTGTGCTGGAAACAGGCGAAATCCGCCGCGTGGGTGAAAACAGTTCGATCAAGGTCGACGTTCGTATTATCAGCGCGACGCATCGCCACATTGAAGACATGGTTCGCGATGGCGATTTCCGCGAAGACTTGATGTTCCGCATCAACACCTTTGAAATTCAATTGCCCCCGCTGCGAGAACGAACCGAAGACATCCCGCTGCTCGCCGAACATATCAGCCGACGCTTTTGGCCAACCATTCCAATGACGCACACCGTCTTCGCTAACGAAACCATTCGTGCGCTGAAGTCGCATCATTGGCCAGGGAATGTGCGAGAACTGGCCAACGTGGTCGAGCACGCCACCATTTTGTGCGAGCAACTCCCGATTGAGCCAGAACACTTGCCACGTCGGTTCAGCGAACAATCGGCCGCGCGCATGCCCGAACTCCGGGCTGTCGTGGGGCCCATGTCGCTACGCGAACTGGAAATGCAAGCAATCCATGAAGCCTTAGAGCGACACGAAGGAAATAAGCCGCAAGCAGCGGAAGATCTGGGAATCAGCTTGAAAACGCTTTACAACAAGCTGAATCAAGCCACCGCCAGCGAGCGAACTGCTTAG
- a CDS encoding ABC transporter permease — protein sequence MSEDRFTWRSIVLPALVFVLTLAVWEGIVLTGVLETYILPSPYSVAQTMWQRSEDLAGYTFRTGVVAISGFLTSVVLGVGVSLVFSQSSLIRQSGYPYAIFFQTVPIVAVAPLVIAIFGYGMLSVVVVTTMISLFPIITSTTTGLVTVDQGLLDLFRLNNATRWQILWKLQFPGAIGYLLTGMKTSAGLAVVGAIVGEFFAGYSSGGQGLGYFILISQNQTSTANLFAGTICSTLLGVIVFVSISILGRVLLRRWIGES from the coding sequence ATGAGCGAAGACCGCTTTACCTGGCGTTCGATCGTACTGCCGGCACTTGTCTTTGTATTGACGCTTGCCGTGTGGGAGGGGATTGTCCTAACGGGTGTTCTCGAAACGTATATCTTGCCCAGCCCCTACAGCGTGGCGCAAACCATGTGGCAGCGAAGCGAGGACTTGGCAGGCTACACTTTTCGCACCGGCGTAGTGGCGATCAGCGGATTCCTTACTTCGGTGGTCTTGGGGGTGGGCGTCTCGCTGGTCTTCTCGCAATCGTCCCTCATCCGACAAAGTGGGTATCCCTACGCTATTTTCTTTCAAACGGTCCCGATCGTTGCCGTCGCTCCGTTGGTGATCGCAATCTTCGGTTACGGCATGCTCAGCGTCGTGGTTGTCACCACGATGATTAGTCTCTTTCCGATCATCACTAGCACGACCACCGGACTGGTAACGGTCGACCAAGGGTTGCTCGATTTGTTCCGTCTGAACAACGCCACCCGCTGGCAGATCTTGTGGAAACTGCAGTTCCCCGGGGCGATTGGTTATCTGCTAACCGGGATGAAAACCAGCGCCGGTCTGGCTGTGGTAGGAGCGATCGTGGGGGAATTCTTTGCTGGGTATAGCAGTGGCGGGCAAGGGCTGGGATACTTCATTCTGATTTCGCAAAATCAAACGAGCACCGCCAATCTGTTTGCGGGGACCATTTGCAGCACACTGTTGGGCGTGATCGTTTTCGTGTCGATATCGATTCTCGGACGCGTGTTGCTACGGCGTTGGATTGGAGAAAGTTAG